One genomic region from Pseudomonas hormoni encodes:
- the cynR gene encoding transcriptional regulator CynR, with protein MLLRHLRYLLAVADHGVFTRAAEALHVSQPTLSQQIRQLEETLGVSLFDRTSRTVKPTDAGEAYIECARRVLVELEAGKRALHDVKDLSRGALRLAMTPTFMAYLVGPLVRDHVARYPNIHLQIFELSMSDIEAGLLDDSLDIAIAFDEVRNADIETIPAFTETLGVMVGRNHPLYESRVALTAEAVAQLEFALLAQDFVTRTRIDEYFARERITPKVVIEVSSVSTLLEVIRHAAIATILPEAIATQERVLHRIPLQGEAPKRGAALLRRKNNYHSAASVAFMDLVLGTAESPTSIID; from the coding sequence ATGTTGCTCCGACATTTGCGTTATTTGCTGGCGGTCGCCGACCACGGCGTTTTCACCCGTGCTGCCGAGGCGCTGCACGTGTCGCAGCCGACCTTGTCGCAGCAGATCCGCCAACTGGAAGAAACCCTGGGAGTGAGCCTGTTCGACCGCACCTCGCGCACGGTCAAACCGACTGACGCGGGCGAGGCCTACATCGAATGCGCAAGGCGGGTGCTGGTGGAACTGGAGGCGGGCAAACGGGCACTTCATGACGTGAAGGATTTGTCCCGCGGGGCGTTGCGGCTGGCGATGACACCGACCTTCATGGCGTATCTGGTCGGGCCGTTGGTGCGCGACCACGTGGCGCGGTATCCGAACATCCACCTGCAGATTTTCGAGCTGTCGATGAGCGACATCGAGGCCGGGCTGCTGGATGACTCACTGGATATCGCCATTGCGTTTGATGAGGTCAGGAACGCCGACATCGAGACGATCCCGGCCTTTACCGAGACGCTGGGGGTGATGGTGGGGCGCAATCATCCGTTGTACGAAAGCCGTGTCGCGCTAACCGCCGAAGCGGTGGCGCAGTTGGAGTTTGCGTTACTGGCGCAGGACTTTGTCACCCGCACCCGTATCGATGAGTACTTCGCCCGGGAGCGGATCACGCCAAAAGTGGTGATCGAGGTGAGCTCGGTGAGCACGTTGCTGGAAGTCATCCGGCACGCGGCCATCGCCACCATCCTTCCGGAGGCCATCGCTACTCAGGAGCGCGTGTTGCACAGGATTCCTTTGCAGGGTGAGGCTCCCAAGCGTGGGGCTGCGCTGTTGCGACGTAAAAACAATTATCACAGTGCGGCGTCGGTAGCCTTTATGGATCTGGTATTGGGAACAGCCGAGTCGCCGACGTCAATCATCGACTGA
- the cynS gene encoding cyanase yields MQQSHAYNDPSLALTTSILDAKARKNLSWQDLTDGTGLGLAYVTAALLGQHPLPEAAAKVIGEKLDLDADAVARLQIIPLRGSLSGVPTDPTIYRFYEMIQIYGTTLKALVHEQFGDGIISAINFKLDMKKVEDPEGGSRAVITLDGKFLPLRPF; encoded by the coding sequence ATGCAACAGTCCCACGCTTACAACGACCCGAGTCTGGCCCTGACCACGTCGATCCTCGACGCCAAGGCGCGCAAAAACCTGTCCTGGCAGGACCTGACCGACGGCACCGGCCTCGGCCTGGCCTACGTCACCGCCGCCCTGCTCGGTCAGCATCCACTGCCGGAAGCCGCCGCCAAAGTGATTGGCGAAAAACTCGACCTGGACGCCGACGCCGTGGCCCGCCTGCAGATCATCCCGCTGCGCGGCAGCCTTTCGGGTGTCCCGACCGACCCGACCATCTATCGCTTCTACGAGATGATCCAGATTTACGGCACCACCTTGAAAGCCCTGGTTCATGAGCAATTCGGCGACGGCATCATCAGCGCGATCAACTTCAAGCTCGACATGAAGAAAGTCGAAGACCCGGAAGGCGGCTCCCGCGCAGTAATCACCCTGGACGGCAAATTCCTGCCACTGCGTCCTTTCTAA
- a CDS encoding carbonic anhydrase: MKTLIEGFLKFQKEAFPQRTDLFKHLATTQHPGTLFITCSDSRVVPELLTQQEPGELFVIRNAGNIVPSYSPHPGGVSATVEYAVAVLGVTDIVICGHSDCGAMTAVASCKCMDHLPAVSGWLQHAESAKVINESRPHANDAAKVSSMVRENVIAQLANIQTHPSVRLAQEKGLLNLHGWVYDIETGSVDALDANSRTFVSLVEHPSTCAVHSNAMEAA, from the coding sequence ATGAAAACGCTGATCGAAGGTTTTTTGAAGTTCCAGAAGGAAGCCTTTCCGCAACGCACTGACCTGTTCAAACACCTGGCCACCACGCAACACCCCGGCACGCTGTTCATCACCTGTTCCGACAGCCGTGTCGTGCCGGAACTGCTGACCCAGCAAGAACCCGGCGAACTGTTCGTGATCCGTAACGCCGGCAACATCGTGCCCTCCTACAGCCCGCATCCGGGCGGTGTATCGGCCACGGTCGAATACGCGGTGGCCGTGCTGGGCGTCACCGACATCGTGATCTGCGGCCATTCGGACTGCGGCGCCATGACCGCCGTCGCCTCGTGCAAATGCATGGACCACCTGCCCGCCGTCAGCGGCTGGTTGCAACACGCCGAGTCGGCGAAAGTGATCAATGAATCGCGCCCTCATGCCAACGATGCGGCGAAAGTGAGTTCGATGGTGCGGGAAAACGTCATCGCCCAACTGGCCAACATCCAGACTCATCCGAGTGTGCGGCTGGCTCAGGAAAAAGGCCTGCTGAACCTGCATGGCTGGGTCTACGACATTGAAACCGGTTCGGTCGATGCGCTGGACGCCAACAGCCGCACGTTCGTGTCGCTAGTAGAACACCCGAGCACCTGCGCCGTGCACAGCAACGCGATGGAAGCGGCTTGA
- a CDS encoding BON domain-containing protein produces the protein MKNHSLDHYSHQLGIIAHDAWLTARVKSALTLADPALSLQVHVKTLAGTVVLSGRVNTHKQCEQVVALARTVHGVNEIDARELVTHVFTPGSVPTPPDAEENSEIRPSSSGKPDDK, from the coding sequence ATGAAAAATCATTCCTTAGATCATTACTCTCATCAACTGGGAATAATCGCGCACGACGCGTGGCTGACCGCTCGGGTGAAGTCAGCCCTGACGCTGGCCGATCCTGCCCTCAGTTTGCAAGTCCATGTCAAAACACTTGCAGGAACGGTAGTGTTGAGTGGTCGCGTCAATACCCATAAACAGTGTGAGCAGGTCGTTGCGCTGGCCCGCACGGTTCATGGTGTCAATGAAATCGATGCCAGGGAATTGGTGACTCACGTGTTCACGCCCGGAAGCGTTCCAACACCGCCAGACGCCGAGGAAAACTCGGAGATCCGGCCATCATCGTCAGGTAAGCCGGACGACAAATAA
- a CDS encoding aldehyde dehydrogenase family protein, which yields MSLALERLVAGTPIPFAGNRVTVVSPELALRFQPGDHLLVEQVSGELLLIPVADQKAAAVAIERAEEAFTAMSAVSDQAISEFFDFFAQRLEDQDCWNLIEAANLADIEWAKSRGRSTTRLLADERMRRDMIAGLRAWRDASATRGKVISCVEHDGWKVEQVVSPLGIVAFVFEGRPNVFADAAGVLRTGNTAVLRIGSDALGTAQAIVNHALNPALSDAGLPVGAVSLVESVNHAAGWAMFADRRLSLAVARGSGRAVSQLGSIAQQAGTAVSLHGTGGAWLIADKDADAKRFAAVVRNSLDRKVCNTLNVCLIHRDRAAELVPLFLHALKQAGSARDEGCKLHIVEGSESFLPYDWRKAKVDVCRAEGYQTEALAEPLPEDQLGREWEWEETPEVSLKIVDDLGSAIALFNRYSPQFTVSLISENAEAHERFYNAVNAPFVGNGITRWVDGQYALNKPELGLSNWESGRLFARSAILSGDGVFTIRSRMTQVDLSVKR from the coding sequence ATGTCTCTTGCGCTCGAACGTCTAGTCGCTGGCACCCCAATTCCTTTCGCTGGTAACCGCGTCACCGTGGTCAGCCCCGAACTGGCCTTGCGCTTTCAGCCCGGGGACCACCTGCTGGTGGAGCAGGTCAGCGGCGAGTTGTTGCTGATTCCCGTCGCGGACCAGAAAGCGGCGGCGGTAGCGATCGAGCGGGCCGAAGAGGCCTTTACCGCGATGTCCGCCGTTTCGGATCAGGCAATCAGTGAGTTCTTCGACTTCTTTGCCCAGCGCCTTGAAGATCAGGACTGCTGGAACTTGATCGAGGCTGCCAACCTCGCCGACATCGAGTGGGCCAAGTCACGTGGCCGCTCGACCACGCGCTTGCTGGCCGATGAGCGCATGCGCCGCGACATGATCGCGGGCCTCAGGGCGTGGCGCGATGCGTCCGCCACGCGCGGCAAAGTGATCAGCTGCGTCGAGCATGACGGCTGGAAAGTCGAGCAGGTGGTTTCGCCCCTGGGCATCGTCGCCTTCGTCTTCGAAGGCCGGCCTAATGTCTTCGCCGATGCCGCTGGTGTGCTGCGTACCGGCAACACCGCCGTGCTGCGCATTGGCAGCGACGCCTTGGGCACGGCGCAAGCCATCGTTAACCACGCGTTGAACCCGGCATTGAGCGACGCCGGGTTGCCGGTGGGCGCGGTGTCGCTGGTGGAAAGCGTCAATCACGCCGCCGGTTGGGCGATGTTCGCGGACCGGCGCCTGTCGCTGGCGGTGGCCCGTGGATCGGGGCGTGCCGTCAGCCAATTGGGCAGCATCGCGCAGCAGGCCGGCACCGCTGTCAGCCTGCATGGCACCGGTGGCGCCTGGCTGATCGCCGACAAGGACGCCGACGCCAAGCGTTTTGCCGCTGTCGTGCGCAATTCTCTCGACCGCAAAGTCTGCAACACCCTGAACGTTTGCCTGATTCACCGCGATCGCGCCGCCGAACTGGTGCCGCTGTTTCTGCACGCCTTGAAACAGGCTGGTTCCGCACGGGACGAGGGTTGCAAGTTGCACATCGTCGAGGGCAGCGAGTCGTTCCTGCCTTACGACTGGAGGAAAGCGAAGGTCGACGTCTGCCGCGCCGAAGGTTATCAAACGGAAGCATTGGCCGAACCGCTGCCCGAGGATCAATTGGGCCGCGAGTGGGAATGGGAAGAAACCCCGGAGGTCAGCCTGAAAATCGTTGACGATCTGGGCAGCGCCATCGCCTTGTTCAACCGCTACAGCCCTCAATTCACCGTGTCGTTGATCAGTGAGAATGCCGAAGCCCATGAGCGTTTCTACAACGCGGTCAACGCGCCTTTTGTCGGTAACGGCATCACCCGCTGGGTCGACGGTCAATACGCGCTGAACAAACCGGAACTGGGGCTTTCGAACTGGGAGAGCGGCCGCCTGTTTGCCCGCAGCGCGATTCTCTCGGGTGATGGTGTGTTTACGATTCGCAGTCGCATGACGCAGGTGGATCTGTCAGTCAAACGCTGA